A single genomic interval of Eurosta solidaginis isolate ZX-2024a chromosome 3, ASM4086904v1, whole genome shotgun sequence harbors:
- the LOC137244951 gene encoding ubiquitin-conjugating enzyme E2 W isoform X3: MALSTQFVALINSVYLMRRLHKELMSLIKEPPPGVTVDTDSIGQNLSEWKINIAGFEGTLYEGEHFQLLFKFNNKYPFDSPEVTFIGNNIPVHPHVYSNGHICLSILTEDWSPALSVQSVCLSIASMLSSCREKKRPPDNTLYVKTCNKNPKKTKWWYHDDSV; encoded by the exons aGAAGACTACATAAAGAGTTGATGTCATTGATAAAGGAACCGCCACCGGGCGTTACCGTTGATACCGATAGCATAGGACAAAATTTATCAGA ATGGAAAATAAATATTGCCGGTTTCGAGGGTACACTATACGAAGGCGAACATTTTCAATTGCTattcaaatttaataataaatatcccTTCGATTCACCTGAg GTGACGTTTATTGGCAATAATATACCCGTTCATCCGCACGTCTACTCCAATGGACATATCTGCCTTTCCATATTAACAGAGGATTGGTCACCGGCGCTTTCAGTACAATCCGTTTGTTTAAGCATAGCATCAATGCTGAGTAGCTGTCGCGAAAAGAAACGTCCACCAGACAATACACTCTATGTAAAAACCTGCAATAAGAATCCGAAAAAGACCAAATGGTGGTATCATG aTGATTCGGTCTAG
- the LOC137244951 gene encoding ubiquitin-conjugating enzyme E2 W isoform X4, producing MSSMSPSERRLHKELMSLIKEPPPGVTVDTDSIGQNLSEWKINIAGFEGTLYEGEHFQLLFKFNNKYPFDSPEVTFIGNNIPVHPHVYSNGHICLSILTEDWSPALSVQSVCLSIASMLSSCREKKRPPDNTLYVKTCNKNPKKTKWWYHDDSV from the exons aGAAGACTACATAAAGAGTTGATGTCATTGATAAAGGAACCGCCACCGGGCGTTACCGTTGATACCGATAGCATAGGACAAAATTTATCAGA ATGGAAAATAAATATTGCCGGTTTCGAGGGTACACTATACGAAGGCGAACATTTTCAATTGCTattcaaatttaataataaatatcccTTCGATTCACCTGAg GTGACGTTTATTGGCAATAATATACCCGTTCATCCGCACGTCTACTCCAATGGACATATCTGCCTTTCCATATTAACAGAGGATTGGTCACCGGCGCTTTCAGTACAATCCGTTTGTTTAAGCATAGCATCAATGCTGAGTAGCTGTCGCGAAAAGAAACGTCCACCAGACAATACACTCTATGTAAAAACCTGCAATAAGAATCCGAAAAAGACCAAATGGTGGTATCATG aTGATTCGGTCTAG
- the Mat1 gene encoding CDK-activating kinase assembly factor MAT1: MEDQACPRCKTTKYRNPSLKLMVNVCGHTLCESCVDLLFLKGSGSCPECLVPLRRNNFRVQLFEDPMVEKEVDIRKRVLRDYNQKEDDFATLEEYNDYLEEIENIIYNLCNNIDIINTNKRIEAYRRENREVIQRNKMRMGREECELEEMLELERAQEEARRQELAELETEQKKKKAREKEALIEELMSSGKDATEIVNEFAEKVEKLREEEKVLPPPKPATQFSTGIKFGRTADQMFLPLPKAEEGPLYEYVMPTLYIEGPVPPSRNEIESKGFIAHIRPENSAERAGGYRAHMACQRALLEAMMGLYHGAPAVN, encoded by the coding sequence ATGGAAGATCAAGCATGTCCGCGTTGCAAGACAACAAAATATCGCAATCCATCACTAAAGTTGATGGTCAACGTTTGTGGGCACACACTCTGCGAGTCCTGCGTTGATTTGCTCTTTCTCAAAGGATCTGGGTCATGTCCCGAATGTTTGGTACCACTACGGCGTAACAATTTTCGTGTGCAGCTCTTCGAAGATCCAATGGTTGAGAAAGAAGTGGACATACGCAAACGTGTGCTACGCGATTATAACCAAAAAGAAGATGATTTTGCAACACTTGAAGAGTACAATGATTATTTGGAAGAAATCGAAAATATCATCTACAATCTTTGTAACAACATCGAtataataaacacaaataaacgCATCGAAGCTTATCGCCGAGAGAATCGTGAAGTCATTCAACGCAACAAAATGCGTATGGGACGTGAGGAGTGTGAATTGGAGGAGATGTTGGAGTTGGAACGGGCACAAGAGGAAGCGCGCCGTCAGGAGTTAGCTGAACTAGAGACAgaacaaaagaaaaagaaagcaCGCGAGAAGGAGGCGCTCATCGAAGAACTAATGAGCAGTGGCAAAGATGCAACGGAAATTGTAAATGAATTCGCAGAGAAAGTTGAAAAATTGCGAGAAGAAGAAAAAGTGCTTCCACCACCCAAACCAGCAACACAATTTTCAACTGGCATTAAATTTGGACGAACAGCTGATCAAATGTTTTTGCCATTACCAAAGGCGGAAGAAGGACCACTGTACGAATATGTTATGCCAACGCTGTATATTGAGGGGCCTGTGCCACCTTCACGAAACGAAATTGAGAGTAAAGGTTTCATTGCACACATTCGACCTGAAAATAGCGCTGAGCGTGCTGGTGGTTATCGTGCACATATGGCTTGTCAACGTGCATTGCTGGAAGCAATGATGGGTCTTTATCATGGCGCGCCAGCGGTTAACTGA